A single genomic interval of Juglans regia cultivar Chandler chromosome 1, Walnut 2.0, whole genome shotgun sequence harbors:
- the LOC108986652 gene encoding ninja-family protein mc410, protein MEDDNGLELSLGLSCGGLSIKSKGKNGSSSDIKLEEGDRGNKVVDDFKNFLQAGTQKQDSSTGSQRSESIKLQENFFNDLSKTTAEADASINLNGRGVWVANINKSAEIEEEKRLEAVNKRKMMFDDINHQKKHEREVHAVFHEKTRASHISITTDDGSTAENEDVAESEVEGSTSRFVSQHDDGPKRFFGVGGSAEVPKEIHGLADSSGVDLNGQKRFNSPSENEFKLGNMTYGVPFSVQTVNMMNVPYSLHVKESNSVGVPSTSGHPPPGMLQGMPSAGSDRSGTQPVNPGNLPQLFGYSPVQLPMLDKDNSWGLVSQPQQFHSPYAGRSPPNSEATQYDGRTLERAKGDSKQHGPEEGSSSQVEEDLKGSSTNLKAKDASDRSTADGSLINFSAIKPGIAAELKFGGCGSYPNLPWVSTTGSGPNGRTISGVTYRYSTNEIKIVCACHGSHMSTEEFVRHASEEHVNPENGTSPVTFPGSNPAASAQI, encoded by the exons ATGGAAGATGATAATGGGCTTGAGCTTAGCTTGGGTTTATCTTGTGGTGGATTGTCTATCAAGTCCAAGGGTAAAAATGGCAGCTCCTCAGATATCAAGTTAGAAGAAGGTGATAGAGGGAATAAAGTAGTGGATGATTTTAAGAACTTTCTCCAAGCTGGCACCCAGAAGCAAGACTCAAGTACCGGATCGCAGAGAAGTGAGTCAATAAAGCTTCAGGAGAACTTTTTTAATGACCTCTCCAAGACCACTGCTGAAGCAGATGCTTCTATAAACTTGAATGGGAGAGGAGTCTGGGTTGCAAACATTAACAAGTCTGCCGAAATTGAGGAAGAAAAACGACTAGAGGCAGTTAACAAGCGCAAGATGATGTTTGATGACATAAACCATCAAAAGAAGCATGAGAGAGAAGTGCATGCTGTTTTCCATGAGAAGACTAGAGCATCCCACATTTCCATAACAACAGATGATGGTTCAACTGCTGAAAATGAAGATGTGGCAGAATCTGAAGTTGAGGGCTCAACATCAAGGTTTGTTTCACAACATGATGATGGCCCCAAAAGATTCTTTGGAGTTGGTGGGTCTGCTGAGGTTCCAAAGGAGATTCATGGGTTGGCTGATTCAAGCGGTGTGGACTTAAATGGGCAAAAGAGGTTTAATAGTCCGTCGGAAAATGAATTTAAGCTTGGCAATATGACCTACGGTGTTCCTTTCTCCGTCCAAACAGTAAACATGATGAATGTGCCTTACTCTTTACATGTGAAGGAGTCAAACTCTGTTGGGGTACCCAGCACATCAGGCCATCCACCCCCGGGAATGTTGCAGGGGATGCCTTCTGCCGGTAGTGATCGATCAGGGACACAACCTGTGAATCCTGGAAACTTGCCACAATTGTTTGGGTATTCGCCAGTCCAGCTTCCTATGTTAGACAAGGATAACTCCTGGGGTTTGGTTTCTCAACCACAACAGTTCCACTCACCCTATGCTGGCAGAAGTCCACCAAACTCAG AGGCTACACAATATGATGGGAGGACATTAGAACGGGCCAAAGGTGATAGCAAACAGCATGGCCCTGAGGAAGGCTCCTCTTCTCAGGTGGAAGAAGATCTGAAAGGGAGTAGCACAAACCTCAAGGCAAAAGACGCTTCTGATCGTTCGACAGCAGATGGTTCATTAATCAATTTTTCAGCTATAAAGCCGGGCATTGCAGCAGAGCTGAAATTTGGGGGATGTGGCTCTTACCCCAACCTACCATGGGTTTCCACCACTGGTTCAGGCCCAAATGGTAGAACAATTTCTGGTGTTACTTACAGATACAGCACAAACGAAATTAAAATTGTGTGCGCTTGTCATGGTTCCCATATGTCTACTGAAGAGTTTGTTCGGCATGCCAGCGAAGAGCATGTTAATCCAGAGAATGGCACTAGTCCAGTGACATTTCCTGGTAGCAATCCTGCTGCCTCTGCTCAGATCTGA